In Saccharomyces cerevisiae S288C chromosome V, complete sequence, one DNA window encodes the following:
- the FIR1 gene encoding Fir1p (Protein involved in 3' mRNA processing; interacts with Ref2p; APCC(Cdh1) substrate; potential Cdc28p substrate): MSLPVTPVKSKVCSTLSIQHEMDHDQCRDVLCPRENLLAINRTNNIESVAIPRQRSSKNKKPHEHTQSQVRFSIPDPNEISQDSPLKIVFPKSGNETERRMSTSSLLMNSHGHLVDMHSKILVDVPKEVWKFHHNRRKKCESRHRKTRSDVRSNTSSSGKEPNHSRSKSLQSIIVDTMNTYRATEVETSINENTSNISQVSPLNLSFDRPPPLTPEKNLYLTPESPLNRYHLPVPLEISLPPYLSPQNKDKKRSSLVYDGDGYSQFQEGNTSSSTESSLEQPSSSYSDEDDSIPYAHHDVSFELNNADADKLLGIDENANVNLKIQRRNLKNPQHIKSKTDRECEEKNTEKNVSLKILSTPNKLIDIPDLEHMKSPPSTGLNGTLKFFQQFEPSEEPTSPTRQVNPESLDKLDMSFKFPSSTTNNNVDKVHENRNSGDTNNEDFLKVDTSPVNQSFESRRQMLIDLQKSPTNNNPRIHKHRRSRSVHNIDDISLNFEATSTPPAPTSAPSIPVEHSNPCTSIEIPKRSPLRFTSSPKTSDIPPEAQSPKNGSFLQEISVPSIQIIPDESISHTREPSPSLIECPEDENEAFSTEVADHSIAIISETKSVPSIEPFKPLSSFNSFGQEIQNKEPTPLNQTPTDLIGKQRNCVNPHSIPFSVLSSNSQSSQSGSSKSSYNSEFSSNTAITDTTSQPSVTINRSTLEHNFIEEKRSIKNLGHGPPSQKNNYSFPRNKNTPSNRHDLDFNTIYEKRDGKMVEVILLDEDEDVGLKNNDISRTRVCHAQKAKNEQQKKRLSHCNEILGMCDKTADDAKRIIYQLVNEKHKFSEKGQQTKPKKSRVLPPLPFPLYDEKGNSLIPNKYQSSIHNDIPSHRKLK; the protein is encoded by the coding sequence ATGAGCCTCCCTGTTACACCTGTCAAGAGCAAAGTGTGCAGTACATTATCGATACAACATGAGATGGACCATGATCAATGCCGTGATGTGTTGTGCCCACGCGAAAACTTACTAGCCATTAATAGAACTAATAATATAGAGAGTGTTGCTATACCGCGACAGAGATCGagcaagaacaagaaaccCCATGAGCATACACAATCGCAGGTTCGATTTTCCATTCCAGATCCAAATGAAATATCACAGGACTCCCCACTGAAAATTGTATTCCCCAAGAGTGGAAATGAAACCGAAAGAAGAATGTCTACTTCATCATTACTTATGAATAGCCATGGTCATTTAGTCGACATGCACTCTAAAATACTGGTCGATGTCCCTAAAGAAGTTTGGAAGTTTCATCATAAcaggagaaaaaaatgtgaaaGCAGGCACCGTAAAACTCGTTCTGATGTTAGGTCCAACACAAGTAGTAGTGGAAAAGAACCAAACCATTCTAGATCAAAATCATTACAGTCGATCATTGTGGATACAATGAACACATATCGTGCAACCGAGGTTGAGACCAGTATTAATGAGAATACTAGTAATATTAGCCAAGTATCTCCGCTGAATTTATCATTTGACAGGCCTCCTCCCTTAACTCCCGAAAAGAATTTATATCTCACTCCTGAATCGCCATTGAACAGATATCATTTACCAGTTCCATTAGAAATATCTCTGCCGCCCTACTTATCTCCGCAAAACAAGGATAAAAAGAGGAGTAGCTTGGTTTACGATGGGGATGGCTATAGCCAGTTTCAAGAAGGTAACACCTCATCGTCAACTGAATCTTCTCTAGAACAGCCCTCATCGTCGTATtcagatgaagatgattcTATTCCATATGCCCACCATGATGTGTCTTTCGAGTTAAATAATGCAGATGCTGATAAGCTTCTTGGAATTGATGAGAACGCCAACGTCAATCTGAAGATACAAAGGAGAAATCTCAAAAACCCACAACATATTAAGAGTAAAACAGATAGGGAATGTGAGGAAAAAAacactgaaaaaaatgtttcgTTAAAAATTCTGTCAACACCAAATAAACTGATAGACATCCCCGACTTAGAGCACATGAAATCCCCACCAAGCACAGGTTTAAATGGGacattaaaatttttccagCAGTTTGAACCTAGCGAGGAGCCAACTTCTCCAACTCGCCAAGTTAACCCTGAATCACTGGACAAACTCGATATGTCATTCAAATTTCCCTCCAGTACTACTAACAATAATGTGGATAAGGTACATGAAAATAGAAACTCTGGAGACACGAACAATGAAGATTTCCTGAAAGTTGATACTTCGCCTGTGAATCAATCATTTGAATCCAGAAGACAGATGTTAATAGACTTGCAAAAATCTCCGACGAATAATAATCCGAGGATACATAAACATAGGAGAAGCAGGAGCGTTCATAATATTGATGACATTTCCTTAAATTTCGAGGCAACCTCCACACCACCAGCTCCGACCTCTGCTCCCTCAATTCCTGTTGAACATTCTAACCCATGTACTTCCATTGAAATACCTAAGAGATCACCCTTACGGTTCACGTCATCTCCAAAAACATCTGATATTCCTCCTGAAGCTCAATCACCTAAAAATGGGTCCTTCCTCCAAGAAATCTCGGTACCTTCGATTCAAATTATACCAGATGAAAGTATCTCTCATACAAGAGAACCATCACCATCACTTATTGAATGCCCAGAGGATGAAAACGAAGCTTTTTCTACTGAAGTTGCTGACCATTCTATTGCAATAATTAGTGAAACAAAAAGTGTTCCATCGATAGAGCCATTCAAACCGCTATCTTCATTCAATTCATTTGgtcaagaaattcaaaacaAGGAACCAACTCCTTTGAACCAAACTCCTACAGACTTAATTGGTAAACAAAGAAACTGTGTGAATCCGCATTCAATTCCATTTAGTGTTTTATCTTCCAATAGCCAATCGTCACAATCGGGTAGTAGTAAATCTTCCTACAATTCTGagttttcttccaataCTGCCATTACGGATACAACATCTCAACCTTCTGTGACCATTAACAGGTCAACTTTAGAACATAACTttatagaagaaaaacgaTCAATTAAAAATTTAGGTCATGGTCCTCCATCCCAGAAGAACAACTATTCGTTCCCCAGGAATAAGAATACTCCTTCAAATAGACACGATTTGGATTTTAATACCATTTACGAAAAAAGAGATGGTAAAATGGTTGAGGTTATTCTTTTagatgaggatgaagatgtAGGCCTCAAAAATAACGATATATCACGAACAAGAGTCTGCCATGCTCAAAAAGCTAAAAATGAGCAACAGAAGAAACGTCTAAGCCATTGCAACGAAATTTTGGGCATGTGTGATAAAACTGCAGATGAtgcaaaaagaattatttATCAACTGGTAAATGAGAAGCATAAATTCTCAGAAAAAGGACAACAAacaaagccaaaaaaatcaagagTACTTCCGCCGTTGCCTTTTCCACTGTATGATGAAAAAGGGAATTCTTTGATCCCGAACAAGTATCAGTCCAGTATTCATAACGACATTCCATCTCATCGCAAactaaaataa
- the ZRG8 gene encoding Zrg8p (hypothetical protein; authentic, non-tagged protein is detected in highly purified mitochondria in high-throughput studies; GFP-fusion protein is localized to the cytoplasm; transcription induced under conditions of zinc deficiency), translating to MRSFIKAHKKSTSFDESPKRHSNFSGNTNNSSQRSSDDSLDFLPSTPSQMNYDSIPPPAKHSPGFESFHRLANKTSKLFKKTSNSNLNSHLASTPTTSTNQTTSNSFVLQNPPTKNTGPPPPLPPPLFPSSSTSSFSRHDNESEYTAYKKTSPAKDFNRTTDSLPAIKGTITHSWGDSKVESHVIILNDPASPASNTSEATSSKQFKTPIIGNENLTSTTSPSNLEPAIRILNKNKGKQQENIDDAEDGSSKKEHHVYKALALAKNRNRQARIHSHDDIINLGKASQMDMSLLAAAFSGNSTTTINNDQSSNEQTDEKILDIERVTTTSTLTSSETTSPINKSPCFYSQTLSLSPKIRHGDLQSSPSKVNKNDSQNETLNKKKVRISLNRKEEEKVYSLNNNSDEYSVNEKETHKANDCNDESSENGDGDNDHDDDYDDDDDDDDDDDESEFSFEYAGINVRTSSVKYYSKPEPAANVYIDDLYEDENFDDDMNCIEDDESGNEGNEICGLSTRFEETSLKSNKVKKFNDLFNLSDDDEEEDGKDNSNNGDENESDNLYQKRLENGKETFNGNHGGHHDDASLGETVDNKEQFLINDNVKKPIQKYNDLFDLSDEDDNDDKEMSEAESYMFSDEAPSIESGPANAKSTRGIYSQSNKNIIRDGKPNYSFSLKRNNSDDETEHTSAIKASLTGTTGSTKPTVKSFSDIFNVDDSASDAESDSGTGGNNSNGLVSNDSERQVSLQSSLYETKSESHPPNHPHSQILQTPAKIVITPSVSDAQSQALAITDDDGEDDDDDTSSILRTPFQLIDSSHSQQPHYASPQYTAVLNSPPLPPPARSQSLKYHDLNCDLDSEVPRPMSNLFFIDEAEEDEYNQKSKFFDFDHYDIDEINGIPEDFNFSDSERDDLNRRTLKSPLRGGSKNREVSPFSSVSSSFRSTHSFNGKLTINQGAKELAPMKNKIELTNKTVTFFNSNNWNTYDCNSLSRKTSSQMRDSKYQNHNVGQNVEPSSVLSPQHQISNGLDGKCNDNYVISPNLPTTITPTNSFTKPTPEFSNDYSLSPIQETPSSVQSSPKRA from the coding sequence ATGCGGTCTTTCATAAAAGCCCATAAGAAGTCCACGTCGTTTGATGAAAGCCCCAAGCGACATAGCAACTTCAGTGGCAATACTAATAATAGTTCTCAAAGGTCAAGTGATGACTCCTTAGACTTTCTACCATCTACACCATCACAAATGAATTACGATAGCATTCCACCACCCGCGAAACACTCACCTGGATTTGAGTCTTTCCATCGTTTGGCTAACAAGACTTCAAAGTTGTTCAAGAAAACTTCAAACTCAAACTTAAACTCGCATTTAGCTTCAACTCCAACCACAAGCACAAATCAGACTACTTCAAATTCATTTGTTCTCCAAAATCCACCCACAAAAAATACTGGACCTCCGCCGCCATTACCACCGCCGCTCTTTCCTTCCTCTTCTACCTCTTCCTTTTCACGTCATGACAATGAAAGTGAATATACTGCatataaaaaaacttcTCCTGCAAAAGATTTTAATAGAACCACAGACTCTCTGCCTGCTATTAAGGGCACAATTACTCATTCGTGGGGAGATTCCAAGGTCGAATCGCAcgtaataatattaaacGATCCTGCTTCCCCAGCATCAAACACATCTGAAGCGACTTCTTCTAAACAATTCAAAACCCCTATCATTGGCAATGAAAATCTAACTTCAACTACATCACCATCTAACCTGGAACCTGCCATAAGAATAttgaacaagaacaagGGTAAACAGCAGGAAAATATCGACGATGCTGAGGACGGGTCATCTAAGAAGGAACATCATGTTTATAAAGCATTAGCGCTTGCCAAAAATAGAAACAGACAAGCAAGAATTCATTCTCATGATGATATAATAAATTTGGGAAAGGCTTCTCAAATGGATATGAGTCTACTAGCCGCTGCGTTTTCCGGAAATTCAACCACCACCATTAATAATGACCAATCTTCTAATGAACAAACCGATGAGAAAATATTAGACATCGAAAGAGTGACCACTACTTCCACTTTAACCTCTTCCGAAACCACATCACCAATAAACAAGTCACCTTGTTTTTATAGTCAAACACTTTCCCTCTCACCAAAGATACGACACGGCGACTTACAATCATCACCTTCAAAAGTGAACAAAAACGATAGTCAAAACGAGACcttgaacaagaaaaaagtaagGATTAGTCTtaatagaaaagaagaagaaaaggtgTATTCCCTCAACAACAATTCCGATGAATACTCTgtcaatgaaaaagaaacccATAAAGCCAACGATTGTAATGACGAATCTTCTGAAAACGGTGATGGCGATAATGATcatgatgatgattatgatgacgatgatgatgacgatgatgatgatgatgagtCGGAATTTTCGTTTGAATATGCCGGCATAAACGTAAGGACATCATCTGTAAAGTATTACTCCAAACCGGAACCGGCGGCAAATGTATACATAGACGATCTATATGAGGATGAGAACTTTGATGACGATATGAATTGTATAGAAGATGATGAGAGTGGTAATGAGGGAAACGAAATATGCGGTTTATCGACTCGATTCGAAGAAACATCCTTGAAAAGCAATAAAGtcaaaaagttcaatgATCTTTTTAACTTGAGcgatgatgatgaggagGAGGATGGTAAAGATAACAGTAACAATGgagatgaaaatgagagTGATAATCTTTATCAAAAACGATTAGAAAACGggaaagaaacttttaaTGGTAACCATGGCGGACACCATGATGATGCATCTCTTGGAGAAACGGTTGACAACAAAGAGCAGTTTCTAATAAACGATAATGTCAAGAAGCCTattcaaaaatacaatGACCTTTTCGATTTGTCTGATGAGGACGATAACGACGACAAAGAGATGTCAGAAGCTGAGTCTTATATGTTTTCCGATGAAGCTCCTAGTATAGAAAGTGGACCAGCAAATGCAAAATCAACACGGGGGATCTATAGTCAATCTAACAAAAATATCATACGTGATGGAAAGCCGAACTATAGTTTCTCTCTCAAAAGGAATAATTCGGATGATGAAACGGAGCACACTTCTGCAATAAAGGCTTCCCTTACAGGTACTACTGGCTCTACCAAGCCTACAGTAAAGTCGTTTTCAGATATATTTAATGTTGATGATAGTGCAAGTGACGCTGAAAGTGATTCTGGGACAGGAGGGAACAATTCTAACGGCTTAGTATCCAATGATTCAGAAAGGCAGGTCTCCCTGCAAAGTTCTTTGTATGAAACCAAATCAGAATCCCATCCTCCCAATCATCCTCATTCGCAGATTCTTCAAACACCGGCTAAGATTGTAATAACTCCAAGCGTTTCTGATGCGCAATCACAAGCCCTTGCAATCACcgatgatgatggtgaagatgatgatgatgacacTAGTAGCATACTAAGAACTCCGTTTCAACTTATTGATTCCTCTCATTCACAGCAGCCGCACTATGCGAGCCCACAGTATACGGCTGTACTCAATAGCCCCCCTCTTCCGCCGCCAGCTAGGTCTCAATCACTAAAATATCATGACTTAAATTGCGATTTAGATTCAGAAGTCCCCAGACCAATGAGTAAtctctttttcattgatgAAGCTGAGGAAGACGAATACAATCAGAAAAGTAAGTTTTTTGATTTCGACCACTACGACATCGATGAAATTAATGGCATTCCAGAGGATTTTAACTTCTCTGATTCTGAAAGAGATGATCTTAATCGTCGTACACTGAAATCTCCTTTACGGGGCGGCTCCAAGAATAGAGAAGTCTCTCCTTTTTCATCTGTGTCATCGTCTTTCAGAAGTACGCATAGTTTTAATGGGAAATTAACGATCAACCAAGGGGCTAAAGAATTAGCTCCgatgaaaaataagattGAACTTACAAACAAGACTGTCACCTTCTTTAACAGTAATAATTGGAATACTTATGACTGCAATTCACTCTCCCGAAAAACTTCATCCCAAATGAGAGATAGtaaatatcaaaatcataATGTTGGTCAAAACGTAGAACCTTCAAGTGTTCTTTCGCCACAACATCAAATATCGAATGGTTTAGATGGAAAATGCAATGATAACTACGTAATCTCACCAAATTTACCGACAACTATCACACCAACTAATTCATTTACTAAACCCACACCGGAGTTCTCAAATGACTACTCATTAAGCCCTATTCAGGAGACACCATCTTCTGTTCAAAGCTCGCCAAAGAGAGCGTGA
- the YPT31 gene encoding Rab family GTPase YPT31 (Rab family GTPase; involved in the exocytic pathway; mediates intra-Golgi traffic or the budding of post-Golgi vesicles from the trans-Golgi; YPT31 has a paralog, YPT32, that arose from the whole genome duplication; localizes to the transitional and late Golgi) has product MSSEDYGYDYDLLFKIVLIGDSGVGKSNLLSRFTKNEFNMDSKSTIGVEFATRTLEIDGKRIKAQIWDTAGQERYRAITSAYYRGAVGALIVYDISKSSSYENCNHWLSELRENADDNVAVGLIGNKSDLAHLRAVPTEESKTFAQENQLLFTETSALNSENVDKAFEELINTIYQKVSKHQMDLGDSSANGNANGASAPNGPTISLTPTPNENKKANGNNCC; this is encoded by the coding sequence ATGAGCAGCGAGGACTACGGGTATGATTACGACCTACTATTTAAAATTGTACTGATCGGTGATTCCGGGGTAGGGAAATCCAATCTATTGTCAAGATTTACGAAGAACGAATTCAATATGGATTCAAAGTCTACAATTGGGGTTGAGTTTGCCACCAGAACTTTGGAAATTGATGGCAAGAGGATCAAGGCGCAGATTTGGGATACTGCGGGCCAGGAACGTTACAGAGCCATTACTTCTGCTTATTATAGAGGAGCTGTAGGTGCCTTGATCGTTTACGATATCAGTAAATCAAGCTCATATGAAAATTGTAATCATTGGTTATCAGAATTAAGAGAAAATGCAGATGACAACGTCGCAGTGGGGCTTATCGGTAACAAGTCTGATTTGGCCCATTTACGTGCTGTACCTACGGAGGAGTCCAAGACTTTTGCACAGGAAAATCAGTTATTATTCACAGAAACAAGTGCTTTGAACAGTGAAAACGTGGATAAGGCTTTTGAAGAGTTAATCAATACCATCTATCAAAAGGTCAGCAAGCATCAAATGGACCTTGGTGACTCCAGTGCCAACGGGAATGCCAATGGTGCGTCCGCTCCTAATGGACCAACGATTAGTCTGACACCAACACCaaacgaaaacaaaaaggcAAATGGAAATAACTGTTGTTAA